In Patescibacteria group bacterium, one genomic interval encodes:
- a CDS encoding PrgI family protein, with the protein MQQFTVPQFIERETQVIGKISVRQFLLLMVGGGFIFLSFKLSDLPLFFVQAIIIIGLTVLFAFVRINGQPFHYFLLNFLETLKRPNSRVWNKAKFGAQESAMVKESEDKDQTKDQKRRSKGPLSVSQLSRLSLIVDTGGAYREEE; encoded by the coding sequence ATGCAGCAATTCACCGTTCCCCAATTTATAGAAAGAGAAACCCAAGTGATTGGCAAGATTAGCGTTAGGCAATTTTTATTGCTGATGGTCGGCGGCGGTTTTATTTTTTTGAGTTTTAAGCTGTCAGATTTGCCGTTATTCTTTGTGCAAGCTATAATTATTATAGGCCTCACGGTTCTTTTTGCTTTTGTTAGGATTAATGGCCAGCCCTTTCATTATTTTTTACTAAATTTTTTGGAGACCCTTAAACGACCAAACTCCAGGGTCTGGAACAAGGCAAAATTTGGGGCCCAGGAAAGCGCAATGGTAAAAGAATCCGAAGACAAAGACCAGACCAAAGATCAAAAAAGGCGGAGCAAGGGTCCGTTATCTGTCTCGCAACTCTCCCGACTTTCTTTAATCGTTGATACCGGGGGGGCTTATCGGGAAGAGGAATAA
- a CDS encoding TraC family protein has protein sequence MPKLAKSKPKHSTQQFLDIAEIRDDVVIMKDGSLRAVILVSSINFALKSEEEQNAIVGAYVGFLNSIDSPLQIVIQSRKLDIDAYLEDLQRVGKEQSNELLKMQTQEYVQYVKELVEMSEIMTKHFYAVVSYNPLADKHQGFFTRLFGVFAQARKIKLSQKKFAKDREELSKRTGFIINSLTNMGLGAAPLDSQSLIELYYKTYNPEISEDQKMVDVDKLRLGE, from the coding sequence ATGCCTAAATTAGCCAAATCAAAACCAAAACATTCCACTCAGCAGTTCCTTGATATTGCAGAAATTCGTGATGATGTGGTGATAATGAAAGACGGGAGCTTGCGAGCGGTGATATTGGTTTCCTCTATCAATTTTGCCCTAAAAAGCGAGGAAGAACAGAATGCCATTGTGGGCGCTTATGTAGGCTTTTTGAATTCAATAGATTCCCCTTTGCAAATTGTGATTCAATCGCGGAAATTAGATATTGATGCCTATCTGGAGGACTTGCAGCGAGTGGGGAAGGAGCAGAGCAATGAATTGCTCAAAATGCAAACCCAAGAATATGTCCAGTATGTTAAAGAGTTAGTAGAGATGAGTGAGATTATGACAAAACATTTTTACGCAGTGGTAAGTTATAATCCTCTGGCGGACAAGCATCAAGGGTTTTTCACTCGCCTGTTCGGAGTTTTTGCGCAAGCCAGAAAGATTAAATTAAGCCAGAAAAAGTTTGCAAAAGACCGGGAAGAATTATCCAAGAGAACAGGTTTTATTATTAATTCGCTTACTAATATGGGCCTTGGCGCGGCCCCGCTGGATTCCCAGAGTTTAATTGAGCTTTATTATAAAACATATAATCCCGAGATCAGTGAAGACCAGAAGATGGTGGACGTTGATAAGCTTAGACTAGGGGAGTAA
- a CDS encoding ATP-binding protein, which translates to MAFKPTTEQPIKVGEKQEITTTEKLRKEQEGVQVEKETLKAEQAYLQGTAVVRDLIAPTSMQITPHHLELNDKFVRTIFVVTYPRYVAVGWFAPIINLSAPLDISMFFYKIESSYILKKLRNKVGQIEADLAADLDKGAPRDPVKETALRDVEDLRDSLTQGTEYFFRFGLYVTIYANTKEELNTLSRRVEEALGSKLIFTKRALFQVEQGFNSTLPLANDELQIGFNMNTSPCAASFPFVSSDLSSDNGILYGINRHNNSLILFDRFSLQNANAVVLATSGAGKSYAVKLEVLRSMMLGTEVIIIDPEMEYKHLSDAVGGAYINISLNSDSKLNPFDLPRPTGGKIDTASILRSAVITLKGLLKIMIGVRDENGRPDFTPSEDALLDRALLEAYAKVDITAQTNLNQEVNPPVMSDLLDVLESMSGGDDLAARLKKYTEGTFSGLLNSPTNIDAHNQLVVFSVRDLEDELRPMAIYTIVNYIWNIVRSETKKRILTIDEAWWLMQHEDSAKFIFALIKRCRKYYLGVTTITQDINDFLRSPYGQAIVNNSAMQLLLKQSASGIDLIAETFKLTQGERYLLLESGVGEGIFFAGAKHAAIKVVASYTEDQLITSDPRQLLEIEIAKKEFEEEMGAAGGT; encoded by the coding sequence ATGGCTTTTAAACCAACAACAGAACAACCTATAAAAGTAGGGGAAAAACAGGAGATCACGACTACCGAAAAATTGAGAAAGGAACAGGAGGGGGTGCAAGTGGAAAAAGAAACCCTTAAAGCAGAACAGGCTTATCTTCAGGGAACAGCTGTAGTAAGGGATTTGATTGCCCCGACCTCTATGCAGATTACCCCGCATCATTTAGAGTTAAATGATAAGTTTGTGCGTACTATATTTGTAGTCACCTATCCGCGATATGTAGCGGTTGGCTGGTTTGCGCCAATCATCAATTTGAGCGCGCCTTTGGATATCTCTATGTTTTTTTATAAAATTGAGAGTTCGTATATTCTTAAAAAATTAAGAAATAAGGTCGGGCAGATCGAAGCTGATTTGGCTGCAGATTTGGATAAAGGGGCCCCAAGAGACCCGGTCAAAGAGACAGCCCTAAGGGATGTTGAAGATTTACGGGATTCTTTGACTCAAGGCACCGAATATTTTTTCCGGTTTGGACTATATGTTACTATTTATGCCAATACCAAAGAAGAGTTAAACACCCTTAGCCGACGGGTTGAAGAGGCCCTGGGCTCCAAACTAATTTTTACTAAGCGGGCTTTGTTTCAAGTAGAGCAGGGTTTTAACTCCACCTTGCCATTGGCTAACGACGAGTTGCAGATTGGTTTTAATATGAATACTTCGCCTTGCGCGGCTTCGTTTCCTTTTGTTTCCAGCGATCTTTCCAGTGATAACGGCATTTTATATGGCATAAATCGCCATAATAACAGCCTGATTCTTTTTGACCGTTTTTCCTTGCAGAACGCCAACGCAGTAGTGTTGGCCACTTCTGGCGCGGGTAAAAGTTACGCAGTTAAGTTAGAGGTTTTAAGAAGCATGATGTTGGGTACTGAAGTGATTATTATTGATCCAGAAATGGAATATAAACATTTATCAGATGCGGTTGGCGGCGCTTATATCAACATTTCTTTGAATTCCGATTCCAAATTAAATCCCTTTGATCTGCCCAGACCGACTGGCGGAAAGATTGATACAGCCAGTATCCTACGTTCAGCAGTAATCACCTTGAAGGGTTTGTTAAAAATAATGATTGGTGTGCGTGATGAAAATGGCCGTCCTGATTTTACGCCATCCGAGGATGCTTTATTAGACAGGGCCCTTTTAGAAGCATATGCCAAGGTTGACATTACGGCTCAGACCAACCTCAACCAGGAGGTTAATCCGCCTGTGATGTCGGATTTACTGGATGTTTTAGAGAGTATGTCTGGCGGTGATGATTTGGCGGCCCGGCTTAAAAAATATACTGAAGGCACATTTTCTGGCTTGCTTAATAGTCCAACGAATATTGATGCTCATAATCAGCTAGTTGTTTTTTCGGTGCGGGATTTAGAGGACGAGTTGCGGCCAATGGCAATTTATACGATTGTCAATTACATTTGGAACATTGTTCGCAGTGAGACAAAAAAGAGAATTTTAACTATTGATGAAGCTTGGTGGTTAATGCAACATGAAGATAGCGCTAAATTTATTTTCGCGTTGATAAAACGTTGTCGGAAATATTATTTGGGTGTTACCACTATTACCCAAGATATTAATGATTTTTTAAGGTCCCCTTATGGCCAGGCCATTGTTAATAATTCGGCAATGCAGTTATTGCTGAAGCAATCCGCCTCGGGCATTGATTTGATTGCTGAGACATTTAAATTGACTCAAGGTGAGCGGTATTTATTATTAGAATCTGGCGTGGGGGAAGGCATTTTCTTTGCCGGCGCTAAGCATGCGGCCATCAAAGTCGTTGCTTCTTATACGGAAGACCAGTTGATTACTTCTGATCCGCGGCAGTTGCTAGAGATTGAAATTGCGAAAAAAGAGTTTGAGGAGGAGATGGGGGCGGCAGGTGGTACATAA
- a CDS encoding four helix bundle protein, producing MDLRLKVNRVNTVVNKVNKRKETPYKFYQLDIWKDGYKLAMEVYDITDKYPSEEKYALTSQSRKSVNSVIANIAEAHGRYRYADKMRVLYIARGEVQETQSHLAVAWGRKYIDIKTFQNLSRRYEKLKIGINNYINSIQRKQKQ from the coding sequence TTGGATTTAAGATTAAAAGTTAATAGAGTTAATACAGTGGTTAATAAAGTTAATAAAAGAAAAGAAACGCCTTACAAGTTTTATCAATTGGATATTTGGAAAGATGGTTACAAATTAGCAATGGAGGTATATGATATAACCGACAAATATCCTTCAGAAGAAAAATATGCACTTACCAGCCAATCAAGAAAGTCAGTCAATTCCGTGATTGCTAATATTGCCGAAGCTCATGGTCGCTACCGCTATGCTGACAAAATGAGAGTCCTATATATTGCAAGGGGAGAGGTTCAAGAAACCCAAAGTCACTTAGCGGTTGCTTGGGGAAGGAAATATATTGATATTAAAACTTTTCAAAATCTAAGTCGTCGTTATGAGAAATTAAAAATAGGAATTAACAATTACATCAATTCCATACAGAGAAAACAAAAACAATAA
- a CDS encoding NYN domain-containing protein, producing the protein MDFGKFRKLLEDSCDLKFIHYHLAIPDKSDNVFLGTKRFLAKIGRFVTLKKKPIKYTPIAGKVMKKADVDVEITIDVVRNVDDLDVVIVVSGDSDFVELKNYVVYDKKKGILFIGYEENMAWELRQCWHLYLNRIKNEVILRQKNKPRVLSRGSVAVPWSKGQGK; encoded by the coding sequence ATTGATTTTGGGAAGTTTAGAAAGTTATTAGAAGATAGCTGTGATTTAAAATTTATTCATTATCACCTTGCAATTCCTGATAAAAGCGATAATGTATTTTTAGGAACAAAAAGATTCTTGGCTAAAATAGGGCGGTTCGTCACCTTGAAGAAGAAGCCAATAAAATATACGCCAATTGCCGGCAAGGTGATGAAAAAAGCCGATGTTGATGTTGAGATTACTATAGATGTTGTTAGGAATGTTGACGATTTAGATGTAGTTATAGTGGTTAGTGGAGATAGTGATTTTGTTGAGCTCAAAAATTATGTTGTTTATGATAAAAAGAAAGGCATTTTATTTATTGGCTATGAAGAAAATATGGCTTGGGAATTACGGCAGTGCTGGCACCTTTATTTAAATAGGATTAAAAATGAGGTGATTTTGAGACAAAAAAACAAGCCCCGGGTTTTATCCCGGGGTAGCGTTGCTGTTCCTTGGTCAAAAGGCCAAGGAAAGTGA
- a CDS encoding pilin, which translates to MFKDKLSKTFLLIIILLVVVQAGILLLVNTVYAADENAGLWWTKEECAKKCGELLAKEGKSPVDNHNFFSEGGCIDKDIGDTNQGVICLVPPPEVKLSVPLNSLETQTVRGIGDYIAKLIEWSIITLSILAVVMIMVAGFQWIAAAGNSATIGKAKSRIMNAIIGLVLALGSFVLLNTINPKLVEFEGVKVKMIPTIHQSAMWCKDLSLTESLTLKCKTEGACDLPQITIKKDDNKHDDIGSCGKEYVSTYAIEETRNITCLGNDCQPTGEKCLAKQEDEDYACVQVTIYGDLKGNKKVREIWAYAECEEEIKVLGVEGMVLGNGSSYAFGLNVIDLEEYCCKARGLEHCGGDSMAKGFFLGVLMEDNWDTDDWIAIDADGNAFLNEKGENVIPAYVSEHWRDEWIGLFLLEGQIDVGVKVDIDTTDIKNR; encoded by the coding sequence ATGTTCAAAGACAAACTTTCCAAAACCTTTTTACTAATTATTATTTTACTGGTTGTTGTCCAAGCAGGGATTTTGTTGTTGGTTAATACTGTTTATGCGGCAGATGAGAATGCGGGGTTGTGGTGGACAAAAGAGGAGTGTGCCAAAAAATGCGGAGAACTTTTAGCTAAAGAGGGCAAATCACCCGTTGATAATCATAATTTTTTCTCAGAGGGTGGTTGTATTGATAAAGATATTGGAGATACAAATCAAGGCGTAATTTGTCTTGTGCCCCCCCCAGAAGTTAAATTAAGCGTTCCTCTAAATAGCCTTGAAACCCAAACAGTTCGAGGTATTGGCGATTATATTGCAAAGCTTATTGAATGGTCTATTATCACACTTTCTATTTTAGCCGTGGTAATGATTATGGTGGCTGGGTTTCAATGGATTGCCGCGGCTGGCAATTCCGCTACTATTGGTAAAGCAAAGTCTCGGATAATGAATGCGATTATTGGCTTGGTTTTGGCTTTGGGGAGTTTTGTTTTGTTAAATACTATTAATCCTAAATTGGTTGAGTTTGAGGGGGTGAAGGTTAAGATGATACCGACGATACATCAGAGTGCGATGTGGTGTAAGGACTTGAGTTTGACGGAGAGCTTAACCTTAAAATGTAAAACCGAGGGAGCTTGTGATCTTCCCCAAATTACTATTAAGAAGGATGACAATAAACACGATGATATAGGGTCATGTGGGAAAGAATATGTGTCTACATATGCAATAGAAGAAACTAGAAATATAACCTGTTTAGGTAACGATTGCCAACCAACTGGCGAAAAATGCCTTGCCAAGCAGGAAGATGAGGATTATGCTTGTGTGCAGGTCACCATTTATGGGGATTTGAAAGGAAATAAGAAAGTACGGGAAATTTGGGCTTATGCAGAATGCGAAGAAGAAATAAAAGTACTGGGTGTAGAGGGGATGGTTTTAGGAAATGGGTCATCCTATGCTTTCGGACTTAATGTGATTGATTTGGAAGAGTATTGTTGTAAAGCACGGGGGTTAGAACATTGCGGAGGCGACTCCATGGCAAAGGGTTTTTTCTTGGGTGTATTGATGGAGGATAACTGGGATACTGATGATTGGATTGCTATTGATGCGGATGGGAATGCTTTTCTGAATGAGAAGGGTGAGAATGTAATACCAGCCTATGTTTCAGAACACTGGCGTGATGAGTGGATTGGTTTATTTCTTTTAGAAGGACAGATAGATGTTGGCGTGAAAGTAGATATTGATACTACGGATATTAAAAATAGATAA
- a CDS encoding NYN domain-containing protein encodes MISKYIKGKVYVFIDVENVFYSQDTLGWKISYEKLIKYFKSECGDNTKCFAYTGVDKNNSGQKKFLDMLDINGYILRTKEIKKINTGHERYKWKSNLDVEIALEIVELRESYDTAILMSGDSDFAAPIDKIKKDRKRIIVMSTRGRVARELIERAKFVDLRKLKTIISQ; translated from the coding sequence ATGATTTCAAAATATATCAAAGGAAAAGTTTATGTTTTTATAGATGTTGAGAATGTTTTTTATTCACAGGATACATTGGGCTGGAAAATTTCTTATGAAAAACTGATTAAATATTTTAAATCAGAGTGTGGGGATAATACAAAATGTTTTGCTTATACTGGAGTTGACAAAAATAATTCCGGACAGAAAAAATTTCTTGATATGCTTGATATTAATGGATACATTTTGAGAACAAAAGAGATAAAAAAGATTAACACAGGGCATGAAAGATATAAATGGAAAAGTAATTTAGATGTAGAGATTGCTTTAGAAATAGTGGAGTTAAGGGAGAGTTACGATACTGCCATTTTAATGAGCGGTGATAGTGATTTTGCCGCGCCCATAGATAAAATAAAAAAAGATAGAAAAAGAATTATTGTGATGTCCACTAGAGGTAGGGTAGCAAGAGAACTCATAGAAAGAGCTAAATTTGTTGATTTAAGGAAATTAAAAACAATAATTAGCCAGTAG
- a CDS encoding Fic family protein, whose protein sequence is MFKPKYTITHPILNNFLDIAEVRSLVLHTLILPREEARLRREALVRMIHSSTSIEGNILNRYEVEKVLAGKKVDAPKRDVFEVKNYRDALHYVFQFIQKKKPITIQTILEIHRLVTKNTLTQDKCGKFRKDKVYVVSRRGSKIIKVSYTGPDAKQVPKLIKDLVVWLKKTKQDNICPIIVAGLAHSEIAAIHPFADGNGRTARILATLILYQRGYDFRKLFALEDYYNQDRPAYYKAIHLGKNYQERLQADSTNWLEYFISGFNFEMRKIKDKIIPLSLDVKMRKKLGGPVYLDKKQIKIVDFMMTMGRIDSNDVVDIFNIDKRTAQRYINEILKTKLIRKEGQGPASFYTLNI, encoded by the coding sequence ATGTTCAAGCCCAAATATACAATTACCCATCCTATTCTTAATAATTTTTTGGACATCGCCGAGGTGCGGTCATTGGTTTTACATACTTTGATATTACCTCGCGAGGAAGCCAGGTTAAGGCGAGAGGCCTTGGTGCGGATGATTCATTCTTCAACGAGCATTGAAGGAAATATTTTAAATCGTTATGAAGTGGAAAAAGTGTTGGCCGGTAAAAAAGTGGATGCGCCCAAGCGAGATGTTTTTGAAGTCAAAAATTATCGCGATGCTTTGCATTATGTTTTCCAATTCATCCAAAAGAAAAAGCCAATTACAATCCAGACAATTCTAGAAATTCATCGATTAGTTACCAAAAATACCCTTACTCAAGATAAATGTGGAAAATTCAGAAAAGACAAAGTTTATGTGGTGAGCCGTCGAGGCAGTAAAATTATTAAAGTATCATATACTGGCCCTGACGCTAAACAGGTTCCAAAATTAATTAAAGATTTAGTGGTTTGGCTTAAGAAAACTAAACAAGATAATATTTGCCCGATAATTGTCGCTGGATTAGCCCATTCAGAAATCGCGGCTATTCATCCTTTTGCTGATGGCAATGGCCGGACAGCGAGAATTTTAGCTACTTTGATTCTTTATCAGCGAGGTTATGACTTTCGGAAACTATTTGCTTTAGAAGATTATTATAATCAAGATAGGCCGGCCTATTATAAAGCCATTCATCTGGGTAAAAATTATCAGGAACGTCTACAAGCTGATTCAACCAACTGGCTGGAATATTTTATCAGTGGTTTTAATTTTGAGATGCGGAAAATAAAAGATAAAATAATTCCCTTGAGTTTGGATGTAAAAATGCGCAAAAAACTTGGCGGTCCGGTTTATTTGGATAAGAAGCAAATCAAGATTGTTGACTTTATGATGACAATGGGTCGAATTGACAGTAATGATGTGGTGGATATTTTTAATATTGATAAAAGAACGGCTCAACGTTATATCAACGAAATTCTCAAGACAAAATTAATAAGAAAAGAAGGTCAGGGACCAGCCAGTTTTTACACATTAAATATTTGA
- a CDS encoding ORF6N domain-containing protein has translation MSTKIIIPSERVTNKIIFIRGRKVMLDQDLAELYGVETKELKRAARRNTSRFPVDFMFELTLEEYQFLRSQFGTLKRGEHAKYLPYAFTEQGVAMLSSVLNSERAIQVNIQIIRIFIKLREMLSTHKELREKIEKMEKKYDKQFRVVFEAIKRLLDKKSEPTKEIGFKEKK, from the coding sequence ATGTCCACGAAAATTATTATTCCCAGTGAAAGAGTAACCAATAAAATTATTTTTATTCGCGGCAGAAAAGTGATGCTTGATCAGGACTTAGCCGAGCTTTATGGCGTTGAGACAAAAGAACTTAAAAGGGCCGCAAGAAGAAACACCTCCCGTTTCCCGGTTGATTTTATGTTTGAGTTAACACTGGAGGAGTATCAATTTTTAAGGAGCCAATTTGGCACCTTAAAAAGAGGCGAGCATGCAAAATATTTACCGTATGCATTTACCGAACAAGGAGTGGCTATGCTTTCCAGCGTTTTGAACAGCGAGAGAGCAATTCAGGTTAACATTCAAATTATTAGGATTTTCATAAAACTAAGAGAGATGCTCTCAACTCACAAAGAATTACGGGAGAAGATTGAGAAAATGGAGAAGAAATATGATAAACAATTCAGAGTAGTATTTGAGGCGATAAAGCGATTGTTGGATAAGAAGTCAGAGCCAACAAAAGAAATAGGATTTAAAGAAAAAAAATAG
- the radA gene encoding DNA repair protein RadA: MAIKSNTIYECSKCGAQYPKWQGRCSECGAWSTIGESVAAVISEQAVLAKPAQVVDFSQVEAKDVERITTGINEFDRVLGGGIVPGSLVLLGGEPGIGKSTLVLQVISRLLEGEISALPAGGRESRLQNVVYVSGEESAEQIKLRFDRLGLKAKNLKFLNETEIEIVCATIRKEKPQVAIIDSIQTMYSGELPSESGSVNQIRACTAKLMKVAKENKISIFVIGHVTKEGVVAGPKTLEHLVDTVLYLEGDRYHDLRILRTVKNRFGPTNEIGVFEMTSQGLAEVKNPSQIFIDKAKPARPGVATTCVIEGSRPFLIEVQALVSKTAFGYPQRKASGFGLNRLQLFLAVLEKRYGYRFGDQDVFINVSGGLKIKEPACDLAVCIALISALKNTTIKSGTVIFGEVSLSGEVRKASQQERRVSEAKGLGYDNVVSDVDDISKAAVAALS; this comes from the coding sequence ATGGCTATCAAATCAAACACAATCTATGAGTGCTCCAAATGCGGGGCTCAATATCCCAAATGGCAGGGGCGATGCAGTGAGTGCGGCGCTTGGAGCACAATCGGAGAGTCGGTGGCTGCGGTGATCAGCGAACAAGCCGTTTTGGCTAAGCCGGCTCAAGTAGTAGATTTCTCACAGGTGGAGGCCAAAGACGTTGAACGGATTACTACGGGCATTAATGAATTTGACCGAGTGCTTGGCGGAGGCATTGTGCCGGGCAGTTTAGTTTTGCTTGGGGGTGAGCCGGGCATTGGCAAATCAACCCTTGTTTTACAAGTTATTTCTCGTTTGCTTGAAGGTGAGATTTCTGCCTTGCCGGCAGGCGGGCGTGAATCTCGCCTTCAGAATGTGGTGTATGTTTCTGGCGAAGAATCAGCCGAACAAATAAAATTGCGGTTTGATCGTCTTGGGCTCAAAGCGAAAAATCTAAAATTTTTAAATGAAACAGAGATTGAGATTGTTTGCGCTACGATTAGAAAAGAAAAGCCTCAAGTAGCCATTATTGATTCCATTCAAACAATGTATTCCGGTGAACTGCCTTCAGAGTCCGGCAGCGTTAATCAAATTCGTGCTTGCACGGCTAAATTAATGAAAGTAGCCAAGGAAAATAAAATTTCAATTTTTGTCATTGGCCACGTTACTAAAGAGGGAGTGGTGGCCGGACCTAAAACTTTAGAGCATCTGGTGGACACGGTATTATATTTAGAAGGCGACCGGTATCATGATTTGCGGATTTTGCGCACTGTAAAAAATCGTTTTGGCCCCACTAACGAAATCGGGGTTTTTGAGATGACTTCTCAAGGCTTAGCAGAAGTGAAAAACCCTAGTCAAATATTCATAGACAAAGCTAAGCCCGCGCGTCCGGGCGTAGCAACCACTTGTGTGATTGAGGGGAGCCGCCCCTTTTTAATAGAAGTTCAAGCATTAGTAAGCAAGACCGCCTTTGGCTATCCCCAGAGAAAAGCCTCGGGTTTTGGCCTGAATCGTTTGCAACTGTTTTTAGCGGTTTTAGAAAAGAGATATGGTTATCGGTTTGGGGATCAAGATGTTTTTATTAATGTTTCCGGAGGCTTAAAAATAAAAGAGCCAGCTTGCGATCTGGCGGTTTGTATCGCTTTAATTTCTGCCCTGAAAAATACAACCATAAAATCAGGCACAGTTATTTTTGGAGAGGTCAGCCTTTCGGGCGAAGTGCGTAAAGCTAGCCAGCAAGAAAGGCGCGTGAGCGAGGCCAAGGGTCTGGGGTATGATAATGTAGTGAGTGATGTTGATGATATCAGCAAGGCGGCTGTTGCCGCCTTAAGTTAG